The following proteins are co-located in the Candidatus Omnitrophota bacterium genome:
- a CDS encoding ORF6N domain-containing protein, producing the protein MVKEEIKNSMLVPQEIVESKIFIFRDKKVMFDKDLATLYGVSVKYLKRQVRRNMVRFPTDFMFQLTQEELKIWRRQFGTSNSADKMGLRYPPFAFTEPGVAMLSSALNSKRAIQVNIQIIRTFIKLREMLLTHAELKRKIEEMEGKYDQQFQIVFDAIRELLTPPEKLKRRIGFHTYDD; encoded by the coding sequence ATGGTAAAAGAAGAAATAAAGAATAGTATGCTTGTGCCTCAAGAAATCGTGGAAAGCAAAATATTTATATTTCGAGATAAAAAAGTTATGTTTGATAAAGACTTGGCTACACTTTACGGAGTTAGCGTTAAATATTTAAAACGACAGGTGCGCAGAAATATGGTCCGTTTTCCCACGGATTTTATGTTTCAGCTGACACAAGAAGAGTTAAAAATTTGGAGGCGCCAATTTGGCACCTCCAATTCAGCTGATAAAATGGGGCTACGCTACCCACCGTTTGCATTCACCGAGCCTGGAGTAGCCATGCTTTCTTCAGCTCTTAATAGTAAAAGGGCCATTCAGGTAAATATTCAGATCATAAGGACATTTATTAAATTGCGCGAGATGTTATTAACACATGCTGAATTAAAACGTAAAATAGAGGAAATGGAAGGAAAATATGACCAGCAGTTTCAAATTGTATTTGACGCAATAAGAGAGCTTTTAACACCTCCGGAGAAACTAAAAAGGCGTATAGGATTTCATACATACGATGATTAA
- the rpsT gene encoding 30S ribosomal protein S20, which produces MPRERTAYKELRKAKKRHFRNISTKSDLKTLAKNFERLVKEKKTAEAKKALSTLVSKLDKAVSKGVITKNTAARKISRLMKRLSSQANPSV; this is translated from the coding sequence TTGCCAAGAGAACGGACTGCATACAAAGAACTCAGAAAAGCGAAAAAAAGGCACTTCAGGAATATCTCGACAAAATCAGACCTGAAAACACTGGCTAAAAATTTCGAACGGCTCGTTAAAGAGAAAAAGACCGCCGAAGCGAAGAAAGCTTTATCGACGCTGGTATCGAAATTAGACAAAGCCGTTTCAAAGGGTGTCATCACCAAGAATACTGCGGCACGAAAAATATCCCGCCTTATGAAAAGGCTTTCATCTCAAGCCAACCCTTCAGTATAA
- the lnt gene encoding apolipoprotein N-acyltransferase yields the protein MMKRIVLPIISAVLLTLSFPDFNFEGLAWFGFVPLFFAIENKRPFKAFLISYIAGILFFLGTIYWLIHVTLPGMIIIVLYLALYFGLFGLACNRFFRSVNYDSGSIKRLHLLLSIPAVWVALELVRSHFITGFGWALLGYSQSFTLPVIQIADYTGVYGVSFLVVFVNAAIFLTIKEIRKKDYKLTSLMLATILLFAVLYYGVMRTRNVFTGNTLKVAVVQGNIPQAKKWDPSFQKDILDKYEHLTRLAVARDPELIIWPETSVPGFMESEPELLTRVTKLAKDISVPILVGTPREDPGRMEAYYNSAVLIDSVGGVVGRYDKMHLVPFGEYVPLRKLFAFVENFAPSPIGDFSAGKEYTVFEIFVKKSARDKDGVWHSAKKARFSTLICFEDIFPGLARKFVAGGANFLVNMTNDAWFWKTSAAYQHAESSIFRAVENRVNVIRAANTGVSCFINQKGEIIDSVLSGGESVFVDGFAVHEITLTRTKTFYTLYGDVFAYMCVLITIGYTLLLKRKKWHI from the coding sequence ATGATGAAACGTATAGTATTGCCGATAATATCCGCCGTATTATTAACGCTCTCATTTCCCGATTTCAATTTCGAGGGCCTCGCGTGGTTCGGTTTTGTCCCATTATTTTTTGCTATTGAAAATAAAAGACCGTTCAAAGCCTTCCTCATATCATACATAGCGGGTATCCTGTTTTTTCTCGGTACGATATACTGGCTCATTCATGTAACTCTTCCCGGAATGATAATAATAGTTCTATACCTCGCGTTATACTTTGGCCTTTTTGGACTTGCCTGCAATAGGTTTTTCCGGTCTGTAAACTACGATTCAGGATCCATAAAACGCCTGCACCTGCTTTTATCCATTCCCGCCGTGTGGGTAGCGCTGGAACTTGTCAGGTCGCATTTTATTACGGGATTCGGATGGGCGCTTTTGGGATACTCGCAGAGTTTTACCCTGCCGGTAATACAGATCGCCGATTATACCGGCGTATACGGAGTCAGTTTTCTGGTAGTCTTTGTCAATGCCGCTATATTCCTGACTATAAAAGAGATCCGGAAGAAGGATTACAAGCTTACCTCACTCATGTTGGCGACGATCCTCTTGTTCGCGGTTCTGTATTACGGTGTCATGAGGACGCGCAACGTTTTTACCGGCAATACGCTTAAGGTTGCCGTGGTTCAGGGCAACATACCTCAGGCAAAAAAGTGGGATCCGTCTTTTCAAAAAGACATCCTGGATAAATATGAACACCTGACGCGCCTGGCCGTTGCCCGCGATCCCGAACTTATAATATGGCCGGAGACATCTGTGCCCGGTTTTATGGAGTCGGAGCCGGAGCTTTTAACGAGAGTGACGAAACTCGCGAAGGATATCAGTGTGCCGATACTTGTGGGTACCCCGCGTGAAGACCCGGGCCGGATGGAGGCGTATTATAACAGTGCCGTGCTGATTGATTCCGTCGGAGGTGTGGTAGGCCGTTACGACAAGATGCATCTTGTCCCGTTCGGAGAGTATGTTCCGCTCAGGAAATTATTCGCGTTCGTCGAGAACTTCGCGCCGTCGCCGATAGGGGATTTTTCCGCCGGAAAAGAGTATACGGTATTTGAGATTTTTGTAAAAAAGAGCGCCAGGGACAAAGATGGGGTATGGCATAGCGCGAAGAAGGCCAGGTTCTCGACGCTTATATGCTTTGAGGATATATTCCCCGGCCTTGCGCGAAAATTTGTCGCCGGCGGAGCCAATTTTCTGGTGAACATGACGAATGACGCGTGGTTCTGGAAGACAAGCGCGGCATATCAGCACGCCGAAAGTTCCATCTTTCGCGCGGTGGAGAACAGGGTTAATGTGATACGAGCGGCGAATACAGGGGTTTCGTGTTTTATTAATCAAAAGGGTGAAATTATAGATAGTGTATTATCTGGGGGAGAATCGGTATTTGTAGATGGATTTGCGGTTCACGAGATAACCCTTACAAGGACGAAGACGTTCTATACGCTTTATGGGGATGTATTCGCGTATATGTGTGTATTGATAACTATAGGTTATACTCTGCTATTGAAAAGGAAAAAATGGCACATTTAA
- the prfB gene encoding peptide chain release factor 2 (programmed frameshift), producing the protein MLLELKEEITVLEEKFRNLRGYLDVDKKRGKMAALEAESAAEGFWNDETRSKDLFKELKELKSDIEPFIKLEDEFNGIKDVIFIAGPEDAASLEHFKNDLVDVRRRLDLLEFRTLMSGEADRSSAILSVNAGAGGTESCDWAAMLLRMYVKWAESRGNQITVIDQLPGEEAGIKNATVIIKGEYAYGFLKSETGVHRLVRISPFDSNKRRHTSFASIDVIPEVSDDIQLDIKEPDLKIDTYRAGGKGGQHVNKTDSAVRITHIPTGIVVQCQNERSQFKNKSVALKILKAKLYEVERMKKAKAIESAYDAKKEIAWGSQIRSYVLHPYSMVKDHRTDHETGKAQAVLDGEIDGFIEAYLKWAKGR; encoded by the exons ATGCTTTTAGAGCTTAAAGAAGAGATAACCGTACTCGAGGAGAAGTTCAGAAACCTCAGAGGTTATCTT GACGTCGATAAGAAGCGCGGGAAGATGGCGGCCCTTGAGGCGGAGAGCGCGGCGGAGGGTTTTTGGAACGACGAAACGCGTTCTAAAGATCTTTTTAAGGAATTAAAAGAGCTAAAGTCAGACATTGAACCGTTTATAAAACTTGAAGATGAATTTAATGGTATAAAGGACGTCATTTTTATAGCCGGCCCGGAAGATGCCGCGTCTTTGGAACATTTTAAGAATGACCTCGTTGATGTTCGGCGAAGGCTGGATCTTTTGGAGTTTCGAACGCTCATGAGCGGTGAAGCCGACAGATCGAGCGCTATATTGAGCGTCAATGCCGGGGCGGGCGGTACGGAGTCATGCGATTGGGCCGCGATGCTTTTGAGGATGTACGTGAAGTGGGCCGAATCCAGGGGGAATCAGATAACGGTTATAGACCAGCTTCCCGGTGAAGAAGCCGGGATAAAGAATGCGACCGTTATCATAAAAGGTGAATACGCGTACGGTTTTCTCAAGTCCGAAACCGGCGTCCATCGCCTGGTGAGGATATCGCCGTTCGATTCAAATAAAAGACGGCATACCTCTTTTGCGTCCATAGATGTTATCCCCGAGGTTTCGGATGATATACAGCTGGACATAAAAGAACCGGATCTCAAGATAGATACGTATCGCGCCGGCGGCAAAGGCGGACAGCATGTCAATAAAACCGACTCTGCCGTGCGCATTACGCATATACCTACGGGTATAGTGGTGCAATGCCAGAACGAGCGTTCGCAATTCAAAAATAAATCTGTGGCGCTCAAAATTCTTAAAGCGAAACTGTACGAAGTTGAGCGCATGAAGAAAGCGAAGGCGATCGAGAGCGCTTATGACGCGAAGAAAGAGATCGCGTGGGGCAGTCAGATACGATCTTATGTACTGCATCCGTATTCAATGGTAAAAGATCACAGGACCGACCACGAGACGGGGAAGGCTCAGGCGGTGCTGGACGGAGAAATAGACGGTTTTATCGAAGCGTATTTAAAATGGGCTAAAGGCCGGTAA
- the murJ gene encoding murein biosynthesis integral membrane protein MurJ — translation MSKKSLLRSTGVIGFATATSRVLGFIRDIVIAGFFGTAMFAQAFVIAFRIPNLLRDLVGEGATNSAFVPVLTDELTKKGKQDFFKLAQVILNIMFWALLILTVLGVLLSPLIVRLIAPGFSADVEKFEITVKLTRILFPFLFLVGLWAYAMGVLNSLGYFAAPAFGPSIMNLSMILCAVWFGENIFGLAAGVLAGGFFQLAIQFPSLYAAGWKARLTNDFTHPKAHKIGILLVPRALGACVYQVNVFVSTILASLSGIVGEGAVAALYYANRVWQLPLAIFGIALAQAALPMMSRHVALNEKDKLKDTLRFSLNILFFILIPSSIGLAVMREPITKVLFERGAFTAYSTGITSIALLYYAIGLVACGGVKILVNTFYSMHDTMTPVKTALAALVLNVILNLALMFPMKLGGLALATSISAVFNFCALYIMLARRIGQLDTRAMIDSFVRVTLAGVVMGIVLMFLMIRVANFTFVSLAFAIVTGIFVFLSASYLFEVREMKDLITWISKRK, via the coding sequence ATGAGTAAAAAAAGTTTATTGAGATCGACAGGCGTAATAGGTTTCGCGACCGCGACCAGCAGGGTTCTTGGTTTTATCCGCGATATTGTCATAGCCGGGTTTTTTGGGACCGCGATGTTCGCTCAGGCATTCGTTATCGCTTTCAGGATACCCAACCTATTACGGGACCTCGTGGGTGAGGGCGCCACCAACTCTGCCTTTGTGCCCGTCCTTACCGATGAACTTACGAAGAAGGGAAAGCAGGATTTTTTTAAATTAGCCCAGGTTATCCTTAATATAATGTTCTGGGCCCTTTTGATATTGACCGTGCTGGGAGTTCTTCTTTCGCCGCTTATAGTTCGTCTGATCGCGCCGGGATTTTCCGCCGATGTCGAAAAATTCGAAATTACCGTAAAGCTTACGAGGATCCTTTTTCCATTCCTGTTTTTGGTAGGCTTGTGGGCGTATGCCATGGGCGTATTAAATTCTCTCGGCTATTTTGCCGCCCCGGCTTTTGGCCCGAGCATCATGAATTTATCGATGATATTGTGCGCCGTATGGTTTGGGGAGAATATATTCGGCCTCGCGGCGGGCGTTCTGGCAGGCGGGTTTTTTCAGCTTGCCATACAATTCCCGTCCCTGTATGCCGCAGGGTGGAAGGCGCGCCTGACGAATGATTTTACTCATCCGAAAGCGCACAAGATAGGGATATTACTCGTTCCCCGCGCTCTGGGCGCGTGTGTCTATCAGGTCAACGTATTTGTAAGTACTATACTGGCGTCGCTGTCGGGCATAGTCGGTGAAGGCGCTGTCGCCGCTCTGTATTACGCGAACAGGGTGTGGCAGTTGCCTCTGGCGATATTTGGCATTGCCCTGGCTCAGGCCGCGCTTCCTATGATGTCACGCCATGTTGCGTTGAACGAAAAGGACAAGCTCAAAGATACTCTGCGGTTTTCTCTTAATATATTGTTTTTCATACTGATACCTTCGAGCATAGGGCTTGCCGTGATGCGCGAGCCAATCACAAAAGTCCTGTTCGAACGCGGCGCATTTACGGCCTATTCCACCGGGATAACTTCTATAGCGCTTCTCTATTACGCTATCGGGCTTGTTGCCTGCGGCGGAGTCAAGATACTGGTAAACACTTTCTATTCGATGCATGACACGATGACGCCGGTGAAGACTGCCTTGGCGGCGTTGGTATTGAACGTTATACTGAATCTGGCGTTGATGTTTCCGATGAAGTTGGGCGGCCTCGCATTGGCCACCTCGATATCGGCTGTTTTCAATTTCTGCGCGCTTTATATTATGCTGGCCCGGCGCATAGGACAGCTTGATACCAGGGCGATGATCGACTCTTTTGTAAGGGTTACGCTCGCCGGGGTGGTTATGGGTATCGTTCTTATGTTTCTGATGATCCGTGTGGCGAATTTCACATTCGTTTCACTTGCCTTCGCGATAGTCACAGGCATATTCGTATTTTTATCCGCAAGCTATCTCTTCGAAGTCCGGGAGATGAAAGACCTTATAACATGGATCTCAAAGCGAAAGTAA
- the secA gene encoding preprotein translocase subunit SecA, translated as MINFILKKIIGTQNERALNPLREIVEAINSLEPQISKLSDQELKAKTDEFRLKIAEARKTHQEELDSLDKAFKESTSPAEKEKIKHKARDVKNKIFEGILPEAFAVVREAAKRTIGLRHFDTQILGGLVLHQGKISEMATGEGKTLVATLPVYLNALTGEGVHVVTVNDYLANRDRQWMGPVYEFLGLTIGAIQHDMDQRLRKAAYACDITYGTNNEFGFDYLRDNMVVNAEDMVQRPLNYAIVDEVDSILIDESRTPLIISGPAEESTDKYYIINKIIPKLKGKKITDKDEIDAKYKGFDIEKGIDYMVNEKNHTVNLTEEGVKRCQELIGVDNLYDDIQSEWAHHINQAIRAHQLYQKDVDYVVKDGEVLIVDEFTGRLMPGRRWSDGLHQAVEAKEGVKIERENQTLATITFQNYFRMYKKLAGMTGTAETEAVEFGKIYSLDVVVIPTNKPMKRANYPDVIYKSEREKFNAVCREIAELYKSGRPVLVGTISIEKSEHLSNLLKRMTIPHHVLNAKYHAEEAQIIAKAGAPYAITIATNMAGRGTDIVLGEGVAEKGGLHVLGTERHEARRIDNQLRGRSGRQGDPGSSRFYLSLEDDLMRIFGSDRIKTVMDHLGMEEGQDIQHPFITKAIETAQKRVEQHNFEVRKHLLEYDNVMNRQREVIYDERRKILQGANLKDYIYEITEEVLDYALDTYINDKASADQWDFDGLRQYFESKFMIRTDDVKLEEMRKPQIRDIFFDAMKKAYEEKEKSMGEGMARYMEKMILLQVVDSKWKDHLYAMDSLKEGIGLRAYGQRDPLVEYQHEGYAMFMDMIDRIKEETLEYLFKIKAVKEEREPPVFNPARQQLLHEEKSQFQDVPAAGAESSTASYKGQLPEEHVQQYEREEPKVGRNDPCPCGSGKKYKKCCGK; from the coding sequence ATGATAAATTTCATACTGAAAAAAATAATTGGAACACAGAATGAGCGCGCGCTCAATCCTTTGAGGGAGATCGTTGAAGCGATAAACTCTCTCGAGCCGCAGATATCCAAACTGTCCGACCAGGAGCTGAAGGCGAAGACGGATGAGTTCAGGCTTAAGATAGCGGAAGCGCGCAAGACGCATCAGGAAGAGCTGGACAGCCTCGATAAAGCGTTTAAAGAATCGACGTCTCCTGCGGAGAAAGAGAAAATAAAACATAAAGCCCGCGATGTGAAGAATAAGATATTCGAGGGCATCCTGCCCGAGGCGTTTGCGGTAGTCAGGGAAGCCGCAAAGCGGACGATCGGCCTGCGCCATTTTGATACTCAGATCCTGGGCGGGCTTGTCCTGCATCAGGGTAAGATATCGGAGATGGCGACGGGAGAGGGCAAGACGCTTGTCGCGACACTGCCCGTATATCTTAACGCGCTTACAGGCGAAGGCGTTCACGTAGTTACCGTTAACGATTATCTCGCCAACAGGGACAGGCAATGGATGGGGCCGGTATATGAATTCCTGGGCCTTACGATAGGGGCCATCCAGCACGACATGGATCAGAGATTGAGAAAAGCGGCTTATGCCTGTGATATCACATACGGCACAAATAATGAATTCGGTTTCGATTATCTGCGCGACAACATGGTGGTTAACGCCGAGGATATGGTGCAGAGGCCGCTCAACTACGCTATAGTGGACGAAGTCGATTCCATACTTATCGACGAATCGAGGACGCCGCTTATTATTTCCGGCCCCGCCGAAGAATCTACCGACAAATATTACATTATTAACAAGATAATACCGAAACTTAAAGGGAAAAAGATAACGGACAAGGACGAGATTGACGCGAAATATAAAGGTTTTGATATCGAAAAAGGTATTGACTACATGGTGAATGAGAAGAACCATACCGTGAATCTTACCGAGGAAGGTGTTAAGCGTTGCCAGGAGCTTATAGGTGTCGACAATCTCTATGATGATATACAATCCGAATGGGCGCACCATATAAACCAGGCGATACGCGCGCACCAGCTGTATCAGAAAGACGTTGATTACGTCGTGAAGGACGGAGAGGTGCTGATAGTCGATGAGTTCACCGGCCGTCTTATGCCGGGCAGGCGCTGGTCGGACGGGTTGCACCAGGCGGTCGAGGCGAAGGAAGGCGTGAAGATAGAGCGGGAGAACCAGACACTCGCCACCATAACTTTCCAGAACTATTTTCGTATGTACAAAAAACTCGCGGGTATGACGGGAACGGCCGAGACCGAGGCGGTGGAATTCGGCAAGATATACTCTCTCGATGTCGTCGTGATACCGACGAACAAGCCGATGAAGCGGGCCAACTATCCTGACGTAATATATAAGAGCGAGCGGGAAAAGTTTAATGCGGTGTGCCGGGAGATCGCGGAGCTTTACAAAAGCGGAAGGCCTGTGCTGGTCGGAACGATCTCTATAGAAAAGTCGGAGCATTTAAGCAATTTACTGAAGAGAATGACCATACCGCATCATGTGCTGAACGCCAAATATCACGCAGAGGAAGCCCAGATAATCGCGAAGGCGGGAGCGCCATACGCCATTACTATCGCGACAAACATGGCGGGCCGCGGAACGGATATAGTGCTGGGCGAGGGTGTCGCCGAAAAGGGCGGATTGCATGTCCTCGGTACGGAACGGCACGAGGCCAGGCGGATAGACAATCAGTTGCGCGGTAGAAGCGGCCGCCAGGGCGATCCGGGGTCGAGCAGGTTCTATCTCTCCCTTGAAGACGATCTTATGAGAATATTCGGTTCAGACCGGATAAAGACGGTTATGGATCATCTGGGTATGGAAGAAGGGCAGGATATACAGCATCCTTTTATTACCAAAGCGATTGAGACTGCGCAGAAGCGTGTGGAACAGCATAATTTCGAAGTGCGCAAACATCTTCTCGAATATGATAATGTCATGAATAGACAGCGCGAGGTCATATACGACGAGCGCCGTAAAATATTGCAGGGCGCGAACCTTAAGGATTATATTTATGAAATAACGGAAGAGGTGCTTGATTACGCGCTTGATACATATATTAACGATAAAGCGAGCGCGGACCAATGGGATTTTGACGGCTTGCGTCAGTATTTCGAGTCGAAGTTTATGATACGAACGGATGATGTGAAACTCGAAGAGATGCGTAAGCCTCAGATCAGGGATATATTCTTCGATGCCATGAAGAAGGCTTATGAGGAAAAAGAAAAATCGATGGGCGAAGGTATGGCAAGATATATGGAGAAGATGATACTGTTACAGGTTGTCGACTCGAAATGGAAAGACCACCTGTATGCCATGGACAGCCTCAAAGAGGGGATAGGTTTACGCGCATACGGCCAGCGTGATCCGCTCGTCGAATACCAGCACGAAGGGTATGCGATGTTTATGGATATGATCGACCGTATTAAAGAAGAGACTTTGGAATATCTATTCAAGATAAAGGCCGTAAAGGAAGAGAGGGAGCCGCCCGTCTTTAATCCTGCCCGCCAACAGCTTTTACATGAAGAGAAGAGCCAGTTCCAGGATGTTCCGGCCGCGGGAGCGGAGAGCTCCACCGCTTCATACAAAGGACAGCTCCCTGAAGAGCATGTCCAGCAATATGAGAGGGAAGAACCCAAGGTCGGCAGGAACGATCCGTGCCCATGCGGTAGCGGCAAGAAATATAAGAAGTGTTGCGGCAAATGA
- the holA gene encoding DNA polymerase III subunit delta, protein MAAQAVFLLIGTDVYSKEQAIKKISSAFLDAKTRELDSKVFDGVDANPRDILDHISTMPLLASKRLIVIKNFAQLSAEDGARIVSHLKNPPKSACIVLDAEDDSVIKKYPELSRCAVVSRFGELVGPQFHARTAELLLSMGGGKKISPEASLALKELYGDDIGSVSQELQKLASFVGDRPNIECGDVDEVSGGNITSSVFDLTDAIEIADVAKALSIIAELVLCGKKHYEIVGLLCWQIKRLFKGRILFEKKVPDSRIASELKINRHHYDRFFAQVKAFDLPRIETGRKALLDADMDIKRSRYDPEIALEFAVIKLCLGTSTNARYHP, encoded by the coding sequence ATGGCGGCGCAGGCGGTTTTTTTATTAATAGGCACCGACGTTTATTCCAAAGAACAGGCTATAAAAAAGATAAGCTCCGCATTCCTGGACGCAAAGACGCGGGAACTTGATAGCAAGGTATTTGACGGCGTCGACGCAAACCCCCGAGATATTCTTGATCATATTTCCACAATGCCTCTCCTTGCCTCAAAACGTCTGATAGTAATTAAGAATTTCGCTCAACTTTCCGCAGAAGACGGCGCGCGCATAGTAAGCCATTTAAAAAATCCGCCAAAATCCGCCTGTATCGTACTGGACGCCGAAGACGATTCCGTTATAAAGAAATATCCCGAGCTTTCGCGCTGTGCCGTGGTTAGCAGGTTTGGTGAATTGGTCGGCCCGCAATTCCATGCAAGAACAGCAGAGTTATTGTTATCGATGGGCGGCGGCAAGAAGATAAGCCCGGAAGCATCCCTGGCCCTCAAAGAGCTTTATGGAGATGACATAGGGTCGGTATCTCAGGAATTGCAGAAACTTGCCTCTTTTGTAGGAGACCGTCCCAACATAGAGTGTGGCGATGTGGATGAGGTATCGGGAGGCAATATTACCTCTTCCGTGTTTGATCTTACGGATGCGATTGAGATAGCCGATGTCGCGAAGGCGCTTTCGATAATAGCGGAATTGGTGCTTTGCGGTAAGAAGCATTATGAGATAGTTGGTTTGCTATGCTGGCAGATAAAAAGGCTTTTCAAGGGCAGGATACTTTTTGAGAAAAAGGTGCCCGATAGCCGTATAGCTTCCGAGCTCAAGATAAATAGGCATCATTATGACAGATTTTTTGCCCAGGTAAAAGCGTTCGATCTGCCGCGGATAGAGACAGGCAGGAAGGCGCTTTTGGATGCGGACATGGATATCAAAAGATCCAGGTATGATCCGGAGATTGCGCTGGAATTTGCGGTTATTAAATTATGCCTTGGTACCTCAACAAATGCTCGGTACCACCCCTGA
- a CDS encoding SemiSWEET transporter, protein MAHLILGLIAGTLTTVAFVPQVIKIYKTKDAKDLSLATFCIFFCGVFFWLIYGIVIMEWPVILANGITLILSSIIIAMKLKYR, encoded by the coding sequence ATGGCACATTTAATATTGGGGCTCATAGCCGGAACTTTAACCACGGTTGCATTTGTGCCGCAAGTTATAAAAATATACAAGACAAAGGACGCGAAAGACTTATCTCTGGCGACGTTCTGTATATTTTTCTGCGGCGTATTTTTTTGGCTGATCTACGGTATCGTGATCATGGAATGGCCCGTTATCCTTGCCAATGGCATTACCCTTATCCTCAGCTCCATCATCATCGCGATGAAACTCAAATACCGCTAA
- a CDS encoding excinuclease ABC subunit UvrC, whose translation MDLKAKVRALPGSPGVYIMKDDDGQVLYVGKACNLKKRVSSYFQLGKKLNERLERLVRSVKDIEYLPASTEAEALIYENSLIKRLDPKYNVALRDDKSYPMLKLTANETFPRLFITRKRSDDGAVYYGPYSNAKLLKQAVIILRQIFPLRTCGKMPKSVCLDYHIKQCLGPCAGYVSDAEYAGIVAELKLFLEGRRAELLKSLAKKMAAASVKEDFEKAAELRGRIESLSAIKEDHISYKPLGELDELRKILEIGRSLDVIEAFDVSNIMGSEAVGSMVCFHKGKPNKNEYRRFKIAGVSGIDDYAMMREIVRRRYSRLSEEHGRMPDLILIDGGRGHLAAASGELEQLGLANIPAIGIAKEFEHIYVRGKKSPIVLPGESKALHLLERIRDEAHRFAISYHKKLRSKKLKASFDEIGKARRKD comes from the coding sequence ATGGATCTCAAAGCGAAAGTAAGAGCCCTGCCGGGTTCGCCGGGCGTATATATAATGAAGGACGATGACGGGCAGGTGCTGTATGTGGGCAAGGCCTGCAACCTGAAGAAGAGGGTGTCGAGTTATTTCCAGCTCGGCAAAAAACTCAACGAGCGGTTGGAGCGCCTCGTTCGTAGTGTAAAGGACATAGAGTACCTGCCGGCTTCTACCGAAGCGGAGGCGCTGATATACGAGAATAGCCTGATAAAGCGCCTGGATCCTAAATATAATGTGGCTTTGCGGGACGACAAGAGCTACCCGATGCTTAAGCTCACCGCAAATGAGACATTTCCTCGCCTGTTCATAACCAGAAAAAGATCGGACGACGGCGCTGTCTATTACGGCCCTTATTCCAACGCTAAACTTTTAAAGCAGGCCGTCATAATATTGCGGCAGATCTTTCCGCTTAGAACTTGCGGGAAGATGCCAAAGAGCGTATGCCTCGATTATCACATAAAGCAGTGTCTCGGGCCATGCGCCGGATATGTCAGCGATGCGGAATATGCCGGGATCGTGGCGGAATTAAAATTATTCCTCGAGGGCAGGCGCGCGGAGCTTCTGAAATCGCTGGCCAAGAAGATGGCCGCGGCGTCCGTTAAAGAGGACTTTGAGAAGGCGGCGGAATTGAGGGGTAGGATCGAATCTTTAAGTGCTATAAAAGAGGATCATATAAGCTACAAACCTTTGGGCGAGCTCGACGAGCTGAGGAAGATATTAGAGATAGGCCGCTCTCTCGACGTGATAGAGGCGTTCGATGTGTCGAATATTATGGGAAGTGAAGCGGTCGGTTCGATGGTATGTTTTCATAAAGGAAAGCCGAATAAAAACGAATACAGGCGCTTTAAGATTGCCGGGGTTTCCGGGATAGATGATTACGCGATGATGCGCGAGATCGTGCGCAGAAGATATTCCCGGCTTTCCGAAGAACACGGACGCATGCCTGACTTGATATTGATAGACGGTGGCAGGGGGCATCTGGCGGCGGCTTCAGGTGAGCTTGAGCAACTTGGTCTTGCGAATATACCGGCTATAGGGATAGCCAAGGAGTTCGAACATATATATGTACGCGGTAAAAAATCCCCTATAGTATTACCAGGAGAATCCAAGGCATTGCATCTTTTGGAAAGAATAAGGGATGAGGCGCACCGATTCGCGATATCATATCACAAAAAATTACGCTCAAAAAAATTGAAGGCTTCTTTCGACGAGATTGGTAAAGCGCGCCGAAAGGATTGA